The Phyllopteryx taeniolatus isolate TA_2022b chromosome 14, UOR_Ptae_1.2, whole genome shotgun sequence genome has a window encoding:
- the LOC133488591 gene encoding importin-13-like isoform X2 — protein sequence MDGRGAPSPASSRQMVLPSRFLCGGLFKSTRGGVSVRGHVAARTAARHSAPSDRWPSHTLSRGCVRSPSSPFPMDVQRQQGQTAAWHPTQSATRAGNSQELTVDDVEAALYRLYFDPDMERKNAAQKWLGEAQASAQAWHFCWTLLGPTKVPEVQFFGASTLHTKISSHWSDLPAEQHEQLRAQLLSHILHFSSGPKMVLTRLCVALASMALNLIPHVWSQPVADMVRAFRPQSPEGAKATQEPRLHCLALLELLVVLPEEFRSSRLTRTRRAQLREALAGEWTAVCPLLRQLLQSRDSSAPVKEKVLRCLSSWVGLDVPLGATRELVRDCFATLSNPELFDTAVETIVNAISQPDCRRYGNALMSLMPRVLGLHDQLRTAARAGDAETSHGICRIAVAMGETHSRVLLERVERWQEFLALVNMILFCTGIPGQYPTGETTSSLTLTFWYTLQDDILSFEEEKQAIYLQVYRPVYFQLVDVLLHKSRYPSQEDYNASWSSDDKEQFRIYRVDIADTLMYVYEMLGAELLGNLYERLGGRLTDPQQAAGWQETEALLFGFQSIAETIDVNYSDVIPGLIGLIPRIDISNVTLADTVVYTIGARTPTTITTLFSPITGVTLLTVSRIRQCCQGSLAEWLADHPLMLGATLPTVLRALARPELSVSSVSTLKRICRECRHDLGPYARDVLAVSQDVLMKEIHKSSQCAWLMQALGFLLSALPADDIPGKLRSLVGPHVRQLDALARQAADPAEKAAIVRILAMLSGLFGALDVNGHADGADGASPPPRPSAHNPVAVVLQQLYTLIQNILSKWLEDSEVVEAVCALFRESIGSLGPLVAQLSETLGQAYSSFPQASVLDLASQMVPIFAGDERHISSVQSVRDHPDVAESFMYLHAQILKRKPDFYLDADHLDVKALFYCGILSLQFPETATVKAASVFFTEFLPRCEDAPSLGEALQRDGKLLTETILQAVGGGSPRGVTDFFSEVLLSLSRHFPVPLSRWLSESLRSPGFPSAHVSAEQKHNFAEQLLGEQSNKRGVKEMVKEFSLICRGLQGSGRCDH from the exons atggATGGACGCGGCGCTCCTTCTCCTGCTTCGTCACGACAAATGGTTTTACCGAGCCGGTTCTTGTGCGGCGGACTTTTCAAGTCCACCAGGGGGGGGGTGTCAGTACGTGGTCACGTGGCCGCGCGGACAGCTGCCAGACACTCGGCGCCCTCCGACCGCTGGCCTTCACACACACTTTCGAGGGGCTGTGTGCGCTCGCCCTCTTCTCCATTCCCGATGGATGTTCAGAGGCAACAGGGGCAGACGGCCGCGTGGCACCCGACGCAGAGCGCGACTCGTGCTGGGAACTCGCAGGAGTTGACGGTGGACGACGTGGAGGCG GCGCTCTACCGGCTGTATTTCGACCCGGACATGGAGCGCAAGAATGCGGCCCAGAAGTGGCTCGGCGAGGCTCAGGCGTCCGCACAGGCGTGGCACTTCTGCTGGACCCTCTTAGGCCCGACCAAG GTCCCAGAGGTCCAGTTCTTTGGCGCCAGCACCCTCCACACCAAGATCTCCTCTCACTGGAGCGACCTGCCTGCAGAGCAGCACGAGCAGCTGAGAGCGCAGCTCCTCTCCCACATCTTGCACTTCTCGTCTGGGCCAAAAATGGTGTTAACCAGGCTGTGTGTCGCACTGGCCTCTATGGCCCTCAACTTAATTCCCCACGTCTGGTCCCAGCCGGTTGCCGACATGGTGCGAGCCTTCCGACCTCAGAGCCCCGAAGGCGCGAAGGCCACGCAGGAGCCTCGTCTGCACTGTCTGGCCCTGCTGGAGCTCCTGGTCGTACTTCCGGAGGAGTTCCGGAGCAGCCGCCTGACCCGGACTCGACGTGCCCAGTTGAGGGAAGCCCTGGCCGGGGAGTGGACCGCCGTGTGTCCGCTATTGCGCCAGCTCCTCCAAAGCCGGGACTCGTCAGCCCCGGTGAAGGAGAAGGTTCTCCGCTGCCTGTCCAGCTGGGTGGGACTGGACGTGCCGCTCGGGGCCACGCGGGAACTCGTGCGGGATTGCTTCGCGACTTTATCCAACCCGGAGCTGTTTGACACCGCTGTCGAGACGATTGTCAACGCCATCTCGCAACCTGACTGCCGGAG GTACGGCAACGCTCTGATGAGTCTAATGCCTCGGGTTTTGGGTCTCCACGATCAGCTGCGGACAGCGGCTCGGGCCGGGGACGCGGAGACGTCGCATGGGATTTGCCGAATTGCTGTCGCTATGGGCGAAACGCACTCCAG GGTTTTGTTGGAGCGAGTTGAGCGCTGGCAGGAGTTTCTGGCCTTGGTCAACATGATTCTGTTCTGTACCGGGATTCCCGGTCAGTACCCGACCGGCGAGACGACCAGCTCCCTCACACTCACGTTCTGGTACACCCTGCAG GATGACATCTTGTCGTTTGAGGAGGAGAAGCAGGCCATTTATCTGCAAGTCTACAGGCCCGTTTACTTCCAGTTGGTGGATGTGTTGCTACATAAATCCCGCTATCCTTCCCAGGAAGACTACAACGCCTCCTGGTCTTCTGATGACAAGGAGCAGTTTCGAATCTACAG AGTGGACATCGCGGACACGCTGATGTACGTCTATGAAATGCTGGGAGCCGAGCTGCTCGGGAACCTTTACGAGCGTCTGGGCGGGCGGCTGACGGACCCCCAGCAGGCAGCGGGATGGCAG GAAACAGAGGCTTTGCTGTTCGGCTTCCAGTCCATAGCAGAGACCATCGACGTCAACTACTCGGACGTCATCCCGGGTCTTATCGGCCTGATCCCCAGAATCGACATCAGTAACGTCACGCTGGCTGACACAGTCGTGTACACCATTGGTGCGAGGACTCCTACCACTATAACAACGTTATTCAGTCCTATCACAGGTGTCACGCTTTTGACGGTGTCACGTATCCGCCAATGTTGCCAAGGATCCCTGGCCGAGTGGCTGGCGGACCACCCGCTGATGCTCGGGGCCACGTTACCCACGGTGCTGCGGGCTCTCGCGAGGCCCGAGCTCTCCGTGTCCAGTGTTTCCACTTTGAAGAGGATCTGCAGGGAGTGCCGACACGACCTGGGGCCCTACGCTCGGGACGTTCTCGCCGTGTCCCAG GATGTGCTGATGAAAGAAATCCATAAG AGCAGCCAGTGCGCGTGGCTCATGCAGGCTCTGGGCTTCCTGCTCTCCGCCCTGCCGGCGGACGACATCCCGGGAAAGCTGCGCTCGCTCGTCGGCCCTCACGTCAGGCAGCTGGACGCGCTGGCCCGACAGGCG GCCGATCCCGCCGAGAAAGCGGCTATCGTTCGCATCCTGGCGATGTTGTCCGGCCTCTTCGGCGCCCTGGACGTCAACGGACACGCGGACGGCGCCGACGGCGCCTCGCCGCCTCCCCGTCCAAGCGCGCACAACCCA GTTGCGGTTGTACTACAGCAGTTGTACACGTTGATCCAAAACATCCTCAGCAAATGGCTGGAGGACTCCGAGGTGGTGGAG GCAGTGTGCGCATTATTCCGTGAGTCCATTGGAAGTCTCGGGCCGCTGGTGGCTCAGCTGAGTGAGACCCTGGGCCAGGCTTACAGCAGCTTCCCACAAGCGTCCGTGCTGGACCTGGCGTCTCAG ATGGTTCCCATATTTGCTGGAGACGAACGCCACATCTCCTCCGTTCAAA GCGTCAGGGATCATCCCGATGTTGCAGAGTCCTTCATGTACCTTCACGCTCAG ATTCTGAAACGAAAACCCGATTTTTACCTGGACGCCGATCATCTGGATGTGAAAGCacttttttattgtg GAATTCTGTCACTTCAATTTCCTGAAACAGCCACAGTCAAAGCTGCCAGCGTCTTCTTT ACGGAGTTCTTGCCTCGATGTGAAGACGCGCCGTCTCTCGGCGAGGCGCTGCAGAGGGACGGAAAGCTCCTTACAGAGACCATCCTGCAG GCCGTCGGCGGCGGATCCCCTCGCGGTGTGACGGATTTCTTCTCCGAGGTGCTTCTGAGTCTCAGCAGACATTTCCCGGTTCCGCTGTCCCGATGGCTCTCAGAAAGTCTGCGGTCGCCCGGATTCCCCTCGGCGCACGTCTCGGCCGAGCAGAAACACAACTTCGCCGAGCAGCTTCTCGG GGAGCAAAGCAACAAGCGTGGCGTGAAGGAGATGGTGAAGGAGTTCTCTCTGATTTGCAGAGGCCTGCAGGGCTCCGGACGCTGTGATCACTAG
- the LOC133488591 gene encoding importin-13-like isoform X4 — protein sequence MDGRGAPSPASSRQMVLPSRFLCGGLFKSTRGGVSVRGHVAARTAARHSAPSDRWPSHTLSRGCVRSPSSPFPMDVQRQQGQTAAWHPTQSATRAGNSQELTVDDVEAVPEVQFFGASTLHTKISSHWSDLPAEQHEQLRAQLLSHILHFSSGPKMVLTRLCVALASMALNLIPHVWSQPVADMVRAFRPQSPEGAKATQEPRLHCLALLELLVVLPEEFRSSRLTRTRRAQLREALAGEWTAVCPLLRQLLQSRDSSAPVKEKVLRCLSSWVGLDVPLGATRELVRDCFATLSNPELFDTAVETIVNAISQPDCRRYGNALMSLMPRVLGLHDQLRTAARAGDAETSHGICRIAVAMGETHSRVLLERVERWQEFLALVNMILFCTGIPGQYPTGETTSSLTLTFWYTLQDDILSFEEEKQAIYLQVYRPVYFQLVDVLLHKSRYPSQEDYNASWSSDDKEQFRIYRVDIADTLMYVYEMLGAELLGNLYERLGGRLTDPQQAAGWQETEALLFGFQSIAETIDVNYSDVIPGLIGLIPRIDISNVTLADTVVYTIGARTPTTITTLFSPITGVTLLTVSRIRQCCQGSLAEWLADHPLMLGATLPTVLRALARPELSVSSVSTLKRICRECRHDLGPYARDVLAVSQDVLMKEIHKSSQCAWLMQALGFLLSALPADDIPGKLRSLVGPHVRQLDALARQAADPAEKAAIVRILAMLSGLFGALDVNGHADGADGASPPPRPSAHNPVAVVLQQLYTLIQNILSKWLEDSEVVEAVCALFRESIGSLGPLVAQLSETLGQAYSSFPQASVLDLASQMVPIFAGDERHISSVQSLWTTLTSSTLTVFQQGVRDHPDVAESFMYLHAQILKRKPDFYLDADHLDVKALFYCGILSLQFPETATVKAASVFFTEFLPRCEDAPSLGEALQRDGKLLTETILQAVGGGSPRGVTDFFSEVLLSLSRHFPVPLSRWLSESLRSPGFPSAHVSAEQKHNFAEQLLGEQSNKRGVKEMVKEFSLICRGLQGSGRCDH from the exons atggATGGACGCGGCGCTCCTTCTCCTGCTTCGTCACGACAAATGGTTTTACCGAGCCGGTTCTTGTGCGGCGGACTTTTCAAGTCCACCAGGGGGGGGGTGTCAGTACGTGGTCACGTGGCCGCGCGGACAGCTGCCAGACACTCGGCGCCCTCCGACCGCTGGCCTTCACACACACTTTCGAGGGGCTGTGTGCGCTCGCCCTCTTCTCCATTCCCGATGGATGTTCAGAGGCAACAGGGGCAGACGGCCGCGTGGCACCCGACGCAGAGCGCGACTCGTGCTGGGAACTCGCAGGAGTTGACGGTGGACGACGTGGAGGCG GTCCCAGAGGTCCAGTTCTTTGGCGCCAGCACCCTCCACACCAAGATCTCCTCTCACTGGAGCGACCTGCCTGCAGAGCAGCACGAGCAGCTGAGAGCGCAGCTCCTCTCCCACATCTTGCACTTCTCGTCTGGGCCAAAAATGGTGTTAACCAGGCTGTGTGTCGCACTGGCCTCTATGGCCCTCAACTTAATTCCCCACGTCTGGTCCCAGCCGGTTGCCGACATGGTGCGAGCCTTCCGACCTCAGAGCCCCGAAGGCGCGAAGGCCACGCAGGAGCCTCGTCTGCACTGTCTGGCCCTGCTGGAGCTCCTGGTCGTACTTCCGGAGGAGTTCCGGAGCAGCCGCCTGACCCGGACTCGACGTGCCCAGTTGAGGGAAGCCCTGGCCGGGGAGTGGACCGCCGTGTGTCCGCTATTGCGCCAGCTCCTCCAAAGCCGGGACTCGTCAGCCCCGGTGAAGGAGAAGGTTCTCCGCTGCCTGTCCAGCTGGGTGGGACTGGACGTGCCGCTCGGGGCCACGCGGGAACTCGTGCGGGATTGCTTCGCGACTTTATCCAACCCGGAGCTGTTTGACACCGCTGTCGAGACGATTGTCAACGCCATCTCGCAACCTGACTGCCGGAG GTACGGCAACGCTCTGATGAGTCTAATGCCTCGGGTTTTGGGTCTCCACGATCAGCTGCGGACAGCGGCTCGGGCCGGGGACGCGGAGACGTCGCATGGGATTTGCCGAATTGCTGTCGCTATGGGCGAAACGCACTCCAG GGTTTTGTTGGAGCGAGTTGAGCGCTGGCAGGAGTTTCTGGCCTTGGTCAACATGATTCTGTTCTGTACCGGGATTCCCGGTCAGTACCCGACCGGCGAGACGACCAGCTCCCTCACACTCACGTTCTGGTACACCCTGCAG GATGACATCTTGTCGTTTGAGGAGGAGAAGCAGGCCATTTATCTGCAAGTCTACAGGCCCGTTTACTTCCAGTTGGTGGATGTGTTGCTACATAAATCCCGCTATCCTTCCCAGGAAGACTACAACGCCTCCTGGTCTTCTGATGACAAGGAGCAGTTTCGAATCTACAG AGTGGACATCGCGGACACGCTGATGTACGTCTATGAAATGCTGGGAGCCGAGCTGCTCGGGAACCTTTACGAGCGTCTGGGCGGGCGGCTGACGGACCCCCAGCAGGCAGCGGGATGGCAG GAAACAGAGGCTTTGCTGTTCGGCTTCCAGTCCATAGCAGAGACCATCGACGTCAACTACTCGGACGTCATCCCGGGTCTTATCGGCCTGATCCCCAGAATCGACATCAGTAACGTCACGCTGGCTGACACAGTCGTGTACACCATTGGTGCGAGGACTCCTACCACTATAACAACGTTATTCAGTCCTATCACAGGTGTCACGCTTTTGACGGTGTCACGTATCCGCCAATGTTGCCAAGGATCCCTGGCCGAGTGGCTGGCGGACCACCCGCTGATGCTCGGGGCCACGTTACCCACGGTGCTGCGGGCTCTCGCGAGGCCCGAGCTCTCCGTGTCCAGTGTTTCCACTTTGAAGAGGATCTGCAGGGAGTGCCGACACGACCTGGGGCCCTACGCTCGGGACGTTCTCGCCGTGTCCCAG GATGTGCTGATGAAAGAAATCCATAAG AGCAGCCAGTGCGCGTGGCTCATGCAGGCTCTGGGCTTCCTGCTCTCCGCCCTGCCGGCGGACGACATCCCGGGAAAGCTGCGCTCGCTCGTCGGCCCTCACGTCAGGCAGCTGGACGCGCTGGCCCGACAGGCG GCCGATCCCGCCGAGAAAGCGGCTATCGTTCGCATCCTGGCGATGTTGTCCGGCCTCTTCGGCGCCCTGGACGTCAACGGACACGCGGACGGCGCCGACGGCGCCTCGCCGCCTCCCCGTCCAAGCGCGCACAACCCA GTTGCGGTTGTACTACAGCAGTTGTACACGTTGATCCAAAACATCCTCAGCAAATGGCTGGAGGACTCCGAGGTGGTGGAG GCAGTGTGCGCATTATTCCGTGAGTCCATTGGAAGTCTCGGGCCGCTGGTGGCTCAGCTGAGTGAGACCCTGGGCCAGGCTTACAGCAGCTTCCCACAAGCGTCCGTGCTGGACCTGGCGTCTCAG ATGGTTCCCATATTTGCTGGAGACGAACGCCACATCTCCTCCGTTCAAAGTCTGTGGACGACTCTTACCTCTTCCACACTGACAGTATTTCaacaag GCGTCAGGGATCATCCCGATGTTGCAGAGTCCTTCATGTACCTTCACGCTCAG ATTCTGAAACGAAAACCCGATTTTTACCTGGACGCCGATCATCTGGATGTGAAAGCacttttttattgtg GAATTCTGTCACTTCAATTTCCTGAAACAGCCACAGTCAAAGCTGCCAGCGTCTTCTTT ACGGAGTTCTTGCCTCGATGTGAAGACGCGCCGTCTCTCGGCGAGGCGCTGCAGAGGGACGGAAAGCTCCTTACAGAGACCATCCTGCAG GCCGTCGGCGGCGGATCCCCTCGCGGTGTGACGGATTTCTTCTCCGAGGTGCTTCTGAGTCTCAGCAGACATTTCCCGGTTCCGCTGTCCCGATGGCTCTCAGAAAGTCTGCGGTCGCCCGGATTCCCCTCGGCGCACGTCTCGGCCGAGCAGAAACACAACTTCGCCGAGCAGCTTCTCGG GGAGCAAAGCAACAAGCGTGGCGTGAAGGAGATGGTGAAGGAGTTCTCTCTGATTTGCAGAGGCCTGCAGGGCTCCGGACGCTGTGATCACTAG
- the LOC133488591 gene encoding importin-13-like isoform X1, whose product MDGRGAPSPASSRQMVLPSRFLCGGLFKSTRGGVSVRGHVAARTAARHSAPSDRWPSHTLSRGCVRSPSSPFPMDVQRQQGQTAAWHPTQSATRAGNSQELTVDDVEAALYRLYFDPDMERKNAAQKWLGEAQASAQAWHFCWTLLGPTKVPEVQFFGASTLHTKISSHWSDLPAEQHEQLRAQLLSHILHFSSGPKMVLTRLCVALASMALNLIPHVWSQPVADMVRAFRPQSPEGAKATQEPRLHCLALLELLVVLPEEFRSSRLTRTRRAQLREALAGEWTAVCPLLRQLLQSRDSSAPVKEKVLRCLSSWVGLDVPLGATRELVRDCFATLSNPELFDTAVETIVNAISQPDCRRYGNALMSLMPRVLGLHDQLRTAARAGDAETSHGICRIAVAMGETHSRVLLERVERWQEFLALVNMILFCTGIPGQYPTGETTSSLTLTFWYTLQDDILSFEEEKQAIYLQVYRPVYFQLVDVLLHKSRYPSQEDYNASWSSDDKEQFRIYRVDIADTLMYVYEMLGAELLGNLYERLGGRLTDPQQAAGWQETEALLFGFQSIAETIDVNYSDVIPGLIGLIPRIDISNVTLADTVVYTIGARTPTTITTLFSPITGVTLLTVSRIRQCCQGSLAEWLADHPLMLGATLPTVLRALARPELSVSSVSTLKRICRECRHDLGPYARDVLAVSQDVLMKEIHKSSQCAWLMQALGFLLSALPADDIPGKLRSLVGPHVRQLDALARQAADPAEKAAIVRILAMLSGLFGALDVNGHADGADGASPPPRPSAHNPVAVVLQQLYTLIQNILSKWLEDSEVVEAVCALFRESIGSLGPLVAQLSETLGQAYSSFPQASVLDLASQMVPIFAGDERHISSVQSLWTTLTSSTLTVFQQGVRDHPDVAESFMYLHAQILKRKPDFYLDADHLDVKALFYCGILSLQFPETATVKAASVFFTEFLPRCEDAPSLGEALQRDGKLLTETILQAVGGGSPRGVTDFFSEVLLSLSRHFPVPLSRWLSESLRSPGFPSAHVSAEQKHNFAEQLLGEQSNKRGVKEMVKEFSLICRGLQGSGRCDH is encoded by the exons atggATGGACGCGGCGCTCCTTCTCCTGCTTCGTCACGACAAATGGTTTTACCGAGCCGGTTCTTGTGCGGCGGACTTTTCAAGTCCACCAGGGGGGGGGTGTCAGTACGTGGTCACGTGGCCGCGCGGACAGCTGCCAGACACTCGGCGCCCTCCGACCGCTGGCCTTCACACACACTTTCGAGGGGCTGTGTGCGCTCGCCCTCTTCTCCATTCCCGATGGATGTTCAGAGGCAACAGGGGCAGACGGCCGCGTGGCACCCGACGCAGAGCGCGACTCGTGCTGGGAACTCGCAGGAGTTGACGGTGGACGACGTGGAGGCG GCGCTCTACCGGCTGTATTTCGACCCGGACATGGAGCGCAAGAATGCGGCCCAGAAGTGGCTCGGCGAGGCTCAGGCGTCCGCACAGGCGTGGCACTTCTGCTGGACCCTCTTAGGCCCGACCAAG GTCCCAGAGGTCCAGTTCTTTGGCGCCAGCACCCTCCACACCAAGATCTCCTCTCACTGGAGCGACCTGCCTGCAGAGCAGCACGAGCAGCTGAGAGCGCAGCTCCTCTCCCACATCTTGCACTTCTCGTCTGGGCCAAAAATGGTGTTAACCAGGCTGTGTGTCGCACTGGCCTCTATGGCCCTCAACTTAATTCCCCACGTCTGGTCCCAGCCGGTTGCCGACATGGTGCGAGCCTTCCGACCTCAGAGCCCCGAAGGCGCGAAGGCCACGCAGGAGCCTCGTCTGCACTGTCTGGCCCTGCTGGAGCTCCTGGTCGTACTTCCGGAGGAGTTCCGGAGCAGCCGCCTGACCCGGACTCGACGTGCCCAGTTGAGGGAAGCCCTGGCCGGGGAGTGGACCGCCGTGTGTCCGCTATTGCGCCAGCTCCTCCAAAGCCGGGACTCGTCAGCCCCGGTGAAGGAGAAGGTTCTCCGCTGCCTGTCCAGCTGGGTGGGACTGGACGTGCCGCTCGGGGCCACGCGGGAACTCGTGCGGGATTGCTTCGCGACTTTATCCAACCCGGAGCTGTTTGACACCGCTGTCGAGACGATTGTCAACGCCATCTCGCAACCTGACTGCCGGAG GTACGGCAACGCTCTGATGAGTCTAATGCCTCGGGTTTTGGGTCTCCACGATCAGCTGCGGACAGCGGCTCGGGCCGGGGACGCGGAGACGTCGCATGGGATTTGCCGAATTGCTGTCGCTATGGGCGAAACGCACTCCAG GGTTTTGTTGGAGCGAGTTGAGCGCTGGCAGGAGTTTCTGGCCTTGGTCAACATGATTCTGTTCTGTACCGGGATTCCCGGTCAGTACCCGACCGGCGAGACGACCAGCTCCCTCACACTCACGTTCTGGTACACCCTGCAG GATGACATCTTGTCGTTTGAGGAGGAGAAGCAGGCCATTTATCTGCAAGTCTACAGGCCCGTTTACTTCCAGTTGGTGGATGTGTTGCTACATAAATCCCGCTATCCTTCCCAGGAAGACTACAACGCCTCCTGGTCTTCTGATGACAAGGAGCAGTTTCGAATCTACAG AGTGGACATCGCGGACACGCTGATGTACGTCTATGAAATGCTGGGAGCCGAGCTGCTCGGGAACCTTTACGAGCGTCTGGGCGGGCGGCTGACGGACCCCCAGCAGGCAGCGGGATGGCAG GAAACAGAGGCTTTGCTGTTCGGCTTCCAGTCCATAGCAGAGACCATCGACGTCAACTACTCGGACGTCATCCCGGGTCTTATCGGCCTGATCCCCAGAATCGACATCAGTAACGTCACGCTGGCTGACACAGTCGTGTACACCATTGGTGCGAGGACTCCTACCACTATAACAACGTTATTCAGTCCTATCACAGGTGTCACGCTTTTGACGGTGTCACGTATCCGCCAATGTTGCCAAGGATCCCTGGCCGAGTGGCTGGCGGACCACCCGCTGATGCTCGGGGCCACGTTACCCACGGTGCTGCGGGCTCTCGCGAGGCCCGAGCTCTCCGTGTCCAGTGTTTCCACTTTGAAGAGGATCTGCAGGGAGTGCCGACACGACCTGGGGCCCTACGCTCGGGACGTTCTCGCCGTGTCCCAG GATGTGCTGATGAAAGAAATCCATAAG AGCAGCCAGTGCGCGTGGCTCATGCAGGCTCTGGGCTTCCTGCTCTCCGCCCTGCCGGCGGACGACATCCCGGGAAAGCTGCGCTCGCTCGTCGGCCCTCACGTCAGGCAGCTGGACGCGCTGGCCCGACAGGCG GCCGATCCCGCCGAGAAAGCGGCTATCGTTCGCATCCTGGCGATGTTGTCCGGCCTCTTCGGCGCCCTGGACGTCAACGGACACGCGGACGGCGCCGACGGCGCCTCGCCGCCTCCCCGTCCAAGCGCGCACAACCCA GTTGCGGTTGTACTACAGCAGTTGTACACGTTGATCCAAAACATCCTCAGCAAATGGCTGGAGGACTCCGAGGTGGTGGAG GCAGTGTGCGCATTATTCCGTGAGTCCATTGGAAGTCTCGGGCCGCTGGTGGCTCAGCTGAGTGAGACCCTGGGCCAGGCTTACAGCAGCTTCCCACAAGCGTCCGTGCTGGACCTGGCGTCTCAG ATGGTTCCCATATTTGCTGGAGACGAACGCCACATCTCCTCCGTTCAAAGTCTGTGGACGACTCTTACCTCTTCCACACTGACAGTATTTCaacaag GCGTCAGGGATCATCCCGATGTTGCAGAGTCCTTCATGTACCTTCACGCTCAG ATTCTGAAACGAAAACCCGATTTTTACCTGGACGCCGATCATCTGGATGTGAAAGCacttttttattgtg GAATTCTGTCACTTCAATTTCCTGAAACAGCCACAGTCAAAGCTGCCAGCGTCTTCTTT ACGGAGTTCTTGCCTCGATGTGAAGACGCGCCGTCTCTCGGCGAGGCGCTGCAGAGGGACGGAAAGCTCCTTACAGAGACCATCCTGCAG GCCGTCGGCGGCGGATCCCCTCGCGGTGTGACGGATTTCTTCTCCGAGGTGCTTCTGAGTCTCAGCAGACATTTCCCGGTTCCGCTGTCCCGATGGCTCTCAGAAAGTCTGCGGTCGCCCGGATTCCCCTCGGCGCACGTCTCGGCCGAGCAGAAACACAACTTCGCCGAGCAGCTTCTCGG GGAGCAAAGCAACAAGCGTGGCGTGAAGGAGATGGTGAAGGAGTTCTCTCTGATTTGCAGAGGCCTGCAGGGCTCCGGACGCTGTGATCACTAG